One window of the Streptococcus parasanguinis ATCC 15912 genome contains the following:
- the rplV gene encoding 50S ribosomal protein L22: MAEITSAKAMARTVRVSPRKSRLVLDNIRGKSVADAIAILTFTPNKAAGIILKVLNSAVANAENNFGLEKANLVVSEAFANEGPTMKRFRPRAKGSASPINKRTAHITVAVAEK, encoded by the coding sequence ATGGCAGAAATTACTTCAGCTAAAGCAATGGCTCGTACAGTGCGTGTTTCACCTCGTAAATCACGTCTTGTTCTTGACAACATCCGTGGTAAAAGCGTAGCCGATGCCATCGCTATTTTGACATTCACACCAAACAAAGCTGCAGGGATCATCCTTAAAGTGTTGAACTCAGCAGTAGCAAACGCTGAAAACAACTTTGGTTTGGAAAAAGCTAACTTGGTAGTATCTGAAGCATTCGCAAACGAAGGACCAACAATGAAACGTTTCCGTCCACGTGCGAAAGGTTCAGCTTCACCAATCAACAAACGTACAGCTCACATCACAGTAGCTGTTGCAGAAAAATAA